From a region of the Candidatus Palauibacter polyketidifaciens genome:
- a CDS encoding helix-turn-helix domain-containing protein encodes MGTTRIRIDLDDPASLPEGRVDYAVLDSTTEADLIAQQREDDAEAMRDMARFTRRVRKRMGFTQVEFARRIDVSLETIRNWEQGKRGPTGAARTLLRILDKAPEIALQVLG; translated from the coding sequence ATGGGCACGACGCGCATCAGAATTGATCTGGACGACCCGGCAAGCCTACCCGAAGGGAGGGTCGACTACGCCGTCTTGGACAGCACCACGGAGGCGGACCTGATCGCGCAGCAGCGGGAGGACGACGCCGAAGCAATGCGGGACATGGCGCGGTTTACGCGCCGGGTCCGCAAGCGCATGGGCTTTACGCAGGTGGAGTTTGCGCGGCGCATCGACGTATCGCTCGAGACGATCCGCAACTGGGAACAGGGCAAGCGGGGTCCCACGGGCGCCGCCAGAACGTTGCTCCGCATCCTGGACAAGGCCCCGGAAATCGCGCTTCAGGTGCTAGGCTGA